One Perognathus longimembris pacificus isolate PPM17 chromosome 2, ASM2315922v1, whole genome shotgun sequence DNA segment encodes these proteins:
- the Ch25h gene encoding cholesterol 25-hydroxylase, producing MSCYNGSELLVPGSSGQLILQPLWDGLKTWEAFTGSPFFPVLFSIATYLGFCLPFVVLDVLCPWVPALRRYKIHPDFSPSALQLLPCLGQTLYQHAVFVFPATLLHWAKSPVLLPPEAPELLQMLRHIVFCLLLFDTEFFVWHMLHHKVPWLYRTFHKVHHQNASSFALATQYMSVWELFSLGFFDMLNITLLDCHPLTVLIFHVVNIWLSVEDHSGYDFPWSTHRLVPFGWYGGVAHHDLHHSHFNCNFAPYFTHWDKILGTLRRAPLPAWLSGCGDAAPSDSGPLCISHPSEEKHT from the coding sequence ATGAGTTGCTACAATGGCTCTGAGCTCCTGGTCCCTGGCAGCTCTGGCCagctgatcctgcagcccctctgGGACGGCTTGAAAACCTGGGAGGCGTTCACTGGATCTCCCTTTTTCCCGGTGCTGTTTTCGATCGCCACCTACTTGGGCTTCTGCCTGCCCTTCGTGGTTCTGGATGTCCTGTGTCCCTGGGTGCCTGCACTGAGACGCTACAAAATCCACCCGGACTTTTCTCCATCTGCGCTGCAGCTGCTCCCCTGCCTGGGACAGACGCTCTACCAGCACGCAGTGTTCGTGTTCCCTGCCACCCTGCTGCACTGGGCGAAGAGCCCTGTGCTGCTGCCACCCGAAGCCCCGGAGCTGCTCCAGATGCTGCGCCACATCGTCTTCTGCCTGCTGCTCTTCGACACCGAGTTCTTCGTGTGGCACATGTTGCACCACAAAGTGCCCTGGCTGTACCGCACCTTCCACAAAGTGCACCACCAGAACGCATCCTCCTTCGCGCTGGCCACGCAGTACATGAGCGTCTGGGAGCTGTTTTCCTTGGGTTTCTTTGACATGCTGAACATCACGCTGCTGGACTGCCACCCGCTCACCGTCCTCATCTTCCACGTGGTCAACATCTGGCTGTCGGTGGAGGACCACTCGGGCTATGACTTCCCCTGGTCCACTCATCGACTGGTGCCTTTCGGGTGGTACGGGGGCGTGGCGCACCACGATCTCCATCACTCTCACTTTAACTGCAACTTCGCCCCTTACTTCACACACTGGGACAAAATTCTGGGTACTCTGAGGCGTgcccctctccctgcctggcTGAGTGGCTGTGGTGATGCTGCCCCCTCAGACTCCGGACCACTGTGCATTTCACACCCGAGTGAAGAGAAACACACTTGA